Genomic window (Capsicum annuum cultivar UCD-10X-F1 chromosome 10, UCD10Xv1.1, whole genome shotgun sequence):
CATAATTGAACTGTGAAAAATGGTTGTGATGGGGATGCAGTGGCAATTTCTTCTACGCTCCATATAGGCATAATAATTTCTTCCAAATCATACTCCTCTTCTAGAGTAATCACATTGAATTTTCGATTTACATGATTTGGCAAGGGGTTATTGTTCACATTGGGAGCTGCGGGGGTGCATTTGATGATAGCCCTTCTTATCAGAGACTCAATTTGATTCTTCAGGCTATAACAGCCTTCCATGTCATGCCCTTGGATTTCTGAGTGATAGGCGCACCGCTTGCTACTGTCAAAGTTTTGAGAGGTTAGATCAGGGGCCTTTTCCTCAATTGGATACAACAAATTGGCAGCCCTCAACCTTTCAAACAACTGGGCTAAAGGTTCTGCAATCGGTGTGTAGGTGTGGGTATTTCTGGCTTCAAAGTTTGAATGTGGTCTGGGTGCATAGGCTGGTCTATTTTGGTGAGCTGGATCTTGGACAGGGGCGTATGGTTTTGGTGGATTTTTGTATGCTGAAGCTCGCGATGGATTATAATGCGGTTGATTATTGTACACTGGGACATGTGCAATAGTTTAGGGATTGTAAGGGTAATGGTGGGAAGAATTTCCAGGTCGGTAGTATAGTGTGACGGCTGAGATGTCTTCTCTCTTTTCCTTATTACCATTAATGGAACTAGTCTGCATGGCCTTACTCGCAGCTTGCAATACAGCCATAGATTGGATCTTCCCCGACTTGATTCCTTCTTCTATGAAATCTCCCAATTTGACCAATTCTGCAAACTTTTGGCccatcatcaatatcatcttaACGAAGTAAACACCCTCCTATACTCGGATAAAATATTTGGAGAGCTCACTTTCATCTAATGGAGGCTGGATCCTTGCAGTCTCAGTCCTCCAATGCCATGCATATTCTTTTAATGATTCGAACGACTTCTTTTGTATGTTAGCCAATAAGAACCTGTCTGGGGAAATCTCAGTGTTAAATCTAAAGAGACTTATGAAACCCTCAGCCATTTCCCGCCAGTCACACCACTTACGAGGGTCTTGTCGGGTGTACCAAGTCAAAGTTTCTCCCGATAAACTCTGAATGAACAACTTAATTCTCAACTCCTCGTTCTTTCCTACACCGACCAACTTATCACAGTAAGCCCTTAGGTGCGCATGCCAGTCACCCTTTCCATCAAATACATCAAACTTTGGTGGTTTGTATCCCACTAGTATGTCGATGTCTGGATGAATACATAAGTCGTCGTAGTCCAGACTTTCAGTCCCTCTAGTAACTTGCATGTTTCTAAATGCTCTTTTTAGATTCTCAAGCTGGGTTGCTATCAACCCTTCTTCACTTAATTGGACATTATTTCCTAATATTGAATACCGATCAACCTCATATGAAACCTTAAGAGTTGCAAATATTGCGAAAGCAGGAGCTTCGGTAGCGTATATAGGTGGCACAGGTATCTCACAAGTGATATTTGCCTCAAGTATGTGCTGCATCTCTGGATGGATCAGAACAGTATATTTGGGGCAGGAAATGAATAAGCAGGTGTAGTGCCAACACTAGGTT
Coding sequences:
- the LOC124887702 gene encoding uncharacterized protein LOC124887702; amino-acid sequence: MQHILEANITCEIPVPPIYATEAPAFAIFATLKVSYEVDRYSILGNNVQLSEEGLIATQLENLKRAFRNMQVTRGTESLDYDDLCIHPDIDILVGYKPPKFDVFDGKGDWHAHLRAYCDKLVGVGKNEELRIKLFIQSLSGETLTWYTRQDPRKWCDWREMAEGFISLFRFNTEISPDRFLLANIQKKSFESLKEYAWHWRTETARIQPPLDEKLVKLGDFIEEGIKSGKIQSMAVLQAASKAMQTSSINVYNNQPHYNPSRASAYKNPPKPYAPVQDPAHQNRPAYAPRPHSNFEARNTHTYTPIAEPLAQLFERLRAANLLYPIEEKAPDLTSQNFDSSKRCAYHSEIQGHDMEGCYSLKNQIESLIRRAIIKCTPAAPNVNNNPLPNHVNRKFNVITLEEEYDLEEIIMPIWSVEEIATASPSQPFFTVQL